A region from the Serinibacter arcticus genome encodes:
- a CDS encoding DUF5682 family protein gives MSDGAGQGDADARLDRARAARQRLADGGIHLAGIRHHSPRCARAVGRLIEEVRPAVVLIEGPDDLDPLLPALAHPDTVPPVALLTLRGEGAGAVSALYPLASFSPEWVAVRTASALGVPVHLVDLPWSGRAGEADEVEPGPGGEGGADEGRPDDVALLRRTLQSERYFAHSRTLAELARRFGCRDHDELWEHLFEIARDPGGEAAPGSHAVVLDDVFVWAALSRLDYEVEVLAAEGSLAREHRMLEHVERWRGQVDGPIVVVTGAFHTLALVEALADLPGGELVRTARTGTARPRAAGTEPGWLIRYTLDQLDGLRGYGAGMPSPGFHQRVWDAADPGVVARDVLLDLAADANASGQLDRIGTASLTQAVLQAERLADLREHAWPGRTDVLDAVVSCLTQGEVPPALRESLGRVLGGTRLGELPSDLPQPPLVAAARRRAEQLRFVVADAQPRTTSLDVYRQPGARSRSRYLALMTLLGTGFARLLSGPRYASGTDVHLLRETWEYAWTPGVETRLVGLIELGSTPEEAATALLARRADALTAADSPPSPRELAALVTDAAQAGLAALVPPLLARVREAMETTADLGALADAGAVLLRAWSAREHLDLGDSAGALLGVIDEALLGSGHRLALLGSCAPEEEAAAIGAVVGVRRLVLERGRADGSTRAAEAVLPTLTRMRDDVDTAAGVRGALLALAVTDGELPDAELASAVGTALAPGADPGVGVRLLEGVMTVAPELVVRDRGLLGVLDRRLGSLEDEQFLTLLPDLRRSFARLRPIDTDRLARHVAEATGVRVEELAARLETSEADLALGTAVDAEVRASLVDDALLAWAGGEGRG, from the coding sequence GTGAGCGACGGTGCCGGTCAGGGCGACGCCGACGCCCGGCTCGACCGCGCCCGCGCGGCCCGGCAGCGGCTGGCCGACGGCGGGATCCACCTCGCCGGGATCCGGCACCACAGCCCGCGGTGCGCCCGGGCGGTCGGGCGGCTCATCGAGGAGGTGCGGCCCGCCGTCGTGCTCATCGAGGGGCCGGACGACCTCGACCCCCTGCTGCCGGCGCTCGCGCACCCGGACACGGTGCCCCCCGTCGCGCTGCTGACGCTGCGGGGCGAGGGTGCGGGCGCCGTCAGCGCGCTCTACCCGCTCGCGTCGTTCTCACCCGAGTGGGTGGCGGTGCGGACGGCGAGCGCCCTGGGCGTGCCGGTGCACCTCGTGGACCTGCCGTGGTCGGGGCGCGCGGGGGAGGCGGACGAGGTCGAGCCGGGTCCCGGGGGCGAGGGAGGCGCGGACGAGGGGCGGCCCGACGACGTCGCGCTCCTGCGCCGCACGCTGCAGTCCGAGCGGTACTTCGCACACAGCCGCACGCTCGCCGAGCTCGCCCGGCGGTTCGGGTGCCGCGACCACGACGAGCTGTGGGAGCACCTGTTCGAGATCGCTCGCGACCCGGGCGGCGAGGCAGCACCCGGGTCGCACGCCGTCGTCCTCGACGACGTGTTCGTCTGGGCGGCGCTCTCGCGCCTGGACTACGAGGTGGAGGTCCTCGCGGCCGAGGGGTCGCTCGCGCGCGAGCACCGCATGCTCGAGCACGTCGAGCGGTGGCGCGGGCAGGTGGACGGTCCGATCGTCGTCGTGACCGGCGCGTTCCACACGCTCGCGCTCGTCGAGGCGCTCGCCGATCTGCCCGGCGGGGAGCTCGTGCGGACGGCGAGAACCGGGACCGCTCGGCCCCGGGCTGCCGGGACCGAGCCCGGGTGGCTCATCCGCTACACGCTCGACCAGCTCGACGGCCTGCGTGGCTACGGCGCGGGCATGCCATCGCCGGGCTTCCACCAGCGGGTGTGGGACGCGGCGGACCCGGGCGTCGTCGCGCGCGACGTGCTGCTTGACCTCGCGGCGGATGCCAACGCGTCGGGGCAGCTCGACCGCATCGGCACCGCGTCCCTGACGCAGGCGGTGCTGCAGGCCGAGCGGCTGGCGGACCTGCGCGAGCACGCCTGGCCGGGGCGGACGGACGTGCTCGACGCCGTCGTCTCGTGCCTGACGCAAGGAGAGGTGCCGCCCGCGCTGCGCGAGTCGCTCGGGCGGGTGCTCGGCGGGACGAGGCTCGGCGAGCTGCCGTCGGACCTGCCGCAGCCGCCGCTCGTCGCGGCGGCGCGACGGCGTGCGGAGCAGCTGCGGTTCGTCGTCGCCGACGCACAGCCCCGCACCACGAGTCTCGACGTCTACCGGCAGCCCGGGGCGCGGTCGCGGTCGCGCTACCTCGCGCTGATGACGCTGCTCGGGACCGGGTTCGCGCGGCTGCTGTCCGGGCCGCGGTACGCGAGCGGGACCGACGTGCACCTGCTGCGGGAGACGTGGGAGTACGCGTGGACGCCGGGCGTCGAGACCCGGCTGGTCGGCCTGATCGAGCTGGGTTCGACCCCGGAGGAGGCGGCGACGGCGCTGCTCGCCCGCCGGGCCGACGCGCTCACCGCGGCGGACTCCCCGCCGTCGCCCCGCGAGCTCGCCGCACTGGTGACCGACGCCGCGCAGGCCGGGCTCGCCGCGCTCGTCCCGCCGCTGCTGGCCCGGGTGCGCGAGGCGATGGAGACGACGGCGGACCTCGGGGCGCTCGCGGACGCGGGGGCCGTGCTGCTGCGGGCGTGGAGCGCGCGCGAGCACCTCGACCTCGGGGACTCGGCCGGCGCGCTGCTCGGCGTGATCGACGAGGCGCTGCTCGGGTCCGGTCACCGGCTCGCGCTGCTCGGCTCGTGCGCGCCGGAGGAGGAGGCGGCGGCGATCGGGGCCGTCGTCGGGGTCCGGCGCCTCGTGCTGGAGCGGGGTCGGGCCGACGGGTCGACGCGTGCGGCCGAGGCGGTGCTGCCGACGCTGACGCGGATGCGCGACGACGTCGACACCGCGGCCGGGGTGCGCGGTGCGCTGCTCGCCCTGGCCGTCACGGACGGTGAGCTGCCCGACGCCGAGCTGGCCTCCGCCGTCGGGACGGCCCTCGCCCCGGGGGCGGATCCGGGGGTCGGCGTGCGGCTGCTCGAGGGCGTGATGACGGTGGCGCCCGAGCTCGTGGTGCGCGACCGCGGGCTGCTCGGGGTGCTCGACCGGCGGCTCGGCAGCCTCGAGGACGAGCAGTTCCTCACGCTGCTGCCCGACCTGCGGCGCTCGTTCGCACGCCTGCGCCCGATCGACACCGACCGGCTCGCGCGGCACGTCGCCGAGGCGACCGGGGTGCGCGTCGAAGAGCTGGCGGCGCGCCTGGAGACGAGCGAGGCCGACCTCGCGCTGGGGACGGCCGTGGACGCCGAGGTGCGCGCGAGCCTCGTCGACGACGCGCTGCTCGCGTGGGCCGGGGGTGAGGGGCGTGGCTGA
- a CDS encoding VWA domain-containing protein, producing MAEIPDGDGLTDLERARRWRLVLGRYSREQLGGAGLSGSETQVDQLLGRLYDDTYDRRGHRGGQGRARGRSGSGGSDDPASLTAVTWLARSRELFPAATFDRLQARAVGAFGLDEMLKDPATASSLTPSAELGAALLTMRGTLSRDLEGQLREVIGRVVEDILSRIRFAFAQAVRGRRDRFSASPIAVASNFDWRRTIAANLRNVDPETGRMTIDRPRFHSATRRTWEWDVIICIDQSGSMASSVLHSAVCASILASLPGVSVKIVLFSTSVVDVSHLASDPVELLMTAQLGGGTDIARALAYCESLVTRPRHTVVALLSDFEEGGSVTHLLGTVARLHASGVTLLGMAALDEAAEGVYDTAMARRLADRGMDVAAFTPEQFGQWLGEVLG from the coding sequence GTGGCTGAGATCCCCGACGGCGACGGGCTGACCGACCTCGAGCGCGCGCGGCGGTGGCGGCTCGTGCTCGGCCGCTACTCGCGCGAGCAGCTCGGCGGGGCCGGGCTGAGCGGGAGCGAGACGCAGGTCGACCAGCTGCTGGGGCGCCTCTACGACGACACGTACGACCGCCGGGGTCACCGCGGCGGACAGGGGCGGGCGCGCGGGCGCAGCGGCAGCGGTGGGAGTGACGACCCGGCGTCGCTGACCGCGGTGACGTGGCTCGCCCGCTCGCGCGAGCTGTTCCCGGCCGCCACCTTCGATCGGCTGCAGGCGCGCGCCGTCGGGGCGTTCGGGCTGGACGAGATGCTCAAGGATCCCGCGACGGCGTCCTCGCTCACCCCGAGCGCCGAGCTCGGCGCGGCCCTGCTGACGATGCGCGGCACGCTCTCGCGCGACCTCGAGGGGCAGCTGCGCGAGGTGATCGGGCGCGTGGTCGAGGACATCCTCAGCCGGATCCGGTTCGCCTTCGCCCAGGCCGTGCGGGGGAGGCGGGACCGGTTCTCCGCCTCGCCGATCGCCGTCGCGAGCAACTTCGACTGGCGCCGCACCATCGCCGCCAACCTCCGCAACGTCGACCCCGAGACCGGACGGATGACGATCGACCGGCCGCGGTTCCACTCCGCGACCCGGCGCACGTGGGAGTGGGACGTCATCATCTGCATCGACCAGAGCGGGTCGATGGCGTCCTCGGTGCTGCACAGCGCGGTGTGCGCGAGCATCCTCGCGTCGCTGCCCGGCGTGAGCGTGAAGATCGTGCTGTTCTCGACGTCGGTGGTCGACGTCAGCCACCTCGCCTCCGACCCCGTCGAGCTGCTGATGACGGCGCAGCTCGGCGGTGGGACGGACATCGCCAGGGCCCTGGCCTACTGCGAGTCGCTCGTGACGCGGCCCCGGCACACCGTCGTCGCGCTGCTGTCCGACTTCGAGGAGGGCGGATCGGTGACGCACCTGCTCGGGACCGTCGCGAGGCTGCACGCCTCGGGGGTCACGCTGCTCGGGATGGCGGCGCTCGACGAGGCGGCGGAGGGTGTCTACGACACGGCGATGGCGCGGCGGCTGGCCGACCGGGGGATGGACGTCGCGGCGTTCACGCCGGAGCAGTTCGGGCAGTGGCTCGGGGAGGTGCTGGGGTGA
- a CDS encoding HNH endonuclease signature motif containing protein: MFENGSGATPTTTVWGLGFTPTEDPDTIRDRLGLTQPDDGGPPTELIERLLQLSDFTHLMTLDPGELLETAAAFAAIAGWAEAGLRATATRLHTRHGILDANRLAADVPGAPARVERGGPAADELAMRLGLSRQRAARLVGEGHLLESTLHPVGTALAAGHIDAGKAAIFTDLLATQEPAVCFAVTDQVLPAAPGLPHHALKKRIQAALIQTDPTTAHHRALQAATRRRVEHPRLLPDGQACLRVIAPALDIAAIYTAAEAAAKAARAAGDPRTLDQLRADALTTLATTALNNGTLTSVPGCHTLLTTDDTTATSTSAGTGAGIGARTGSGTAIVGVGVGDATIRSGPGTGPVASFDDLIELAKREHHAAENDPSPLGQVRRTLDAAIEAVSARTRQRLGHPPTSTSTGTGAGSQGPASIADALLHRDAESANAPTQPDGTQDLDPGNGLADPSERFRPFVPFSGTTSGLTLALAPEHLTEPDADHIDPVHPWQDDLALTTNESGWRFETYEAPETCRTGIDVPELLGFAPLDPTTARLLATNPPRWLTITTALADITQQADRERETQRERGGGMTRATHHPVDTTNTEPDDDATPTTTTTASAPGEDTSRYWPPSFNPAPHLATPNYRPGAELDRLVRALHPTCIAPACTVASTACDNDHAVEWPTGPTDAPNLRPLCRHHHRLKTHHGHSYRITPDGSTIWTTPTGHTYHRPPAGDTHLIDTPRRRSLDGPRTIG, encoded by the coding sequence ATGTTCGAGAACGGATCCGGAGCAACCCCCACCACCACCGTGTGGGGTCTCGGATTCACGCCCACCGAGGACCCCGACACCATCCGTGACCGCCTCGGACTCACCCAGCCCGACGACGGAGGCCCCCCGACAGAACTGATCGAGCGTCTGCTGCAGCTGTCGGACTTCACCCACCTCATGACCCTGGACCCCGGCGAGCTCCTGGAAACAGCAGCCGCGTTCGCCGCCATCGCCGGCTGGGCCGAAGCCGGACTCCGCGCCACCGCCACCCGGCTCCACACCCGCCACGGCATCCTGGACGCCAACCGACTCGCCGCTGACGTGCCCGGCGCCCCCGCACGGGTCGAGCGAGGTGGCCCCGCCGCCGACGAGCTCGCCATGCGACTCGGCCTCAGCCGGCAACGAGCCGCCCGACTGGTCGGGGAAGGACACCTGCTGGAGAGCACCCTCCACCCCGTCGGGACCGCCCTGGCCGCCGGACACATCGACGCCGGCAAGGCCGCGATCTTCACCGACCTGCTCGCCACCCAGGAACCAGCCGTCTGCTTCGCCGTCACCGACCAGGTCCTCCCCGCAGCACCGGGACTTCCCCACCACGCCCTGAAGAAGCGGATCCAGGCCGCCCTGATCCAGACCGACCCCACCACCGCCCACCACCGCGCCCTCCAGGCCGCCACCCGCCGACGGGTCGAGCACCCCCGACTGCTGCCCGACGGCCAAGCCTGCCTGCGCGTCATCGCCCCCGCCCTGGACATCGCCGCCATCTACACCGCAGCTGAGGCAGCAGCCAAAGCAGCCCGCGCCGCCGGCGACCCCCGCACCCTGGACCAGCTCCGCGCCGACGCCCTCACCACCCTGGCCACCACCGCCCTCAACAACGGCACCCTCACATCCGTCCCCGGCTGCCACACCCTCCTCACCACCGACGACACCACAGCCACCAGCACCAGCGCCGGCACCGGTGCGGGCATCGGTGCGAGGACCGGCAGCGGCACCGCGATCGTCGGCGTTGGCGTTGGCGACGCCACGATCCGATCAGGGCCGGGCACGGGCCCCGTGGCGTCCTTCGACGACCTCATCGAGCTGGCCAAGCGCGAGCACCACGCAGCCGAGAACGACCCCAGCCCGCTCGGCCAGGTCCGCCGCACCCTCGACGCCGCAATCGAGGCCGTCAGCGCCCGCACCAGACAACGCCTCGGACACCCACCCACCAGCACCAGCACCGGCACGGGCGCCGGCAGTCAGGGTCCAGCCTCGATCGCCGACGCCCTCCTGCACCGGGACGCCGAGAGCGCCAACGCGCCCACCCAGCCCGACGGCACCCAAGACCTTGACCCCGGCAACGGCCTGGCCGACCCCAGCGAACGGTTCCGGCCATTCGTGCCGTTCTCCGGTACTACCTCCGGGCTGACGCTCGCCCTGGCCCCCGAGCACCTCACCGAGCCCGACGCCGACCACATCGACCCCGTCCACCCGTGGCAGGACGACCTCGCCCTCACCACGAACGAGTCGGGGTGGCGGTTCGAAACCTACGAAGCCCCCGAAACCTGCCGCACCGGCATCGACGTCCCCGAACTCCTCGGCTTCGCCCCCCTGGACCCCACCACCGCCCGACTCCTCGCCACCAACCCACCCCGCTGGCTCACCATCACCACCGCCCTCGCCGACATCACCCAACAAGCAGACCGCGAACGCGAGACCCAGCGCGAGCGCGGAGGCGGCATGACCCGCGCGACCCACCACCCCGTCGACACCACGAACACCGAGCCCGACGACGACGCCACGCCGACCACGACGACCACCGCCTCGGCACCCGGCGAGGACACGTCGCGCTACTGGCCACCCTCCTTCAACCCCGCACCCCACCTCGCCACACCCAACTACCGCCCCGGCGCCGAGCTCGACCGCCTCGTCCGCGCGCTCCACCCCACCTGCATCGCCCCCGCCTGCACCGTCGCCTCAACCGCCTGCGACAACGACCACGCCGTCGAATGGCCCACCGGACCTACCGACGCACCCAACCTCCGCCCCCTCTGCCGCCACCACCACCGACTCAAGACCCACCACGGCCACAGCTACCGCATCACCCCCGACGGCTCCACCATCTGGACCACCCCCACCGGCCACACCTACCACCGACCCCCAGCAGGCGACACCCACCTCATCGACACCCCGCGGCGCCGATCTCTCGACGGACCTCGCACCATCGGCTGA